The genome window TTAGGATATTTCCTGAAATCGACGGTTTCTTCCATCCGATCGCCCCTCCATATTATCCTTTATTACATTCTATCTCGTATAATAAAGAAAAGATATCAAGTATAGCAGTGCGGGTGCTGTTGCGGAATACTGGCAAGTCAGGCACGGTCGCGGCTGTCTTTCCAGAGCCTTTCCTTGCGTGCCGCCGTCCGCGAACGCTTTTCCACGCGCTCATTTATAAAAAATGCGCACGAAATTTTCTATCACAAAGGGAGTTGATAAATTTGCCGTATTTCATAAGGCCGTTTTATATCTCCCGGGAAGATGCCCTGAAAATAAGAACGGAAGAGGAAGCGATGTTTAAAAGGGCTGCCATCACCGCTTTGGGTGAAGATGTATTCAGAAAAAGAAATTTCACTGTAAGGTTTGCCGGAATATTTGAAACAGGAGAAGGTCCGAACGTTGACAACGAGCAGTAAAAATGGTGTATGGCTTTCAAAAGAAGACGTTCAACACAGAGGACAATTTCAACAGTTTTTATGAATGAAAATATATACTCACAGTTGCCATTATAAATTATATTGACTGCGATCAATCGATAAAAAAACAAAAATTGCAGGTAAATAACGAAATATTGCGAAAACGGCGAAATCCAATGCAAACTCCCACTTGTCGAAAACTTTCACAAAGTGGATTTTATCCAGGTCCAGACTGGGCAAAATGATGTTTTTAAGGGCGTTTTTCGGCTGTTTTAGCCCGAACTTTGCAACATTTTCCCACGTTCTGCAACATTTTTCTCTTGACTTCGGAAATTTTTTTGTGATTTCTGCATTCCATTTTTGGGGATAATCACAGGCTAATAAAATGATTACGGGGAGTAACTTTTAGTCCGAGTGCAAAGTACTCCGTGATAAAGCCAAAAGAGCAGAGCATAATAGCCAATGACCCGCAGAACTAGAGCCACCCGGCACGGTGATAAAGAACCATTCCTATAAATCCATCGCAGCAATATGCTGCAATTAACTACGATGCGAATCGAGCAAATCCGTCCCGGATGTTCTCTTCGCGTGCCTTTAACTGCCTTTAACAACTGCTCCCCAACCGCTTGCCCACGCTCTGCCCTTGAGAATTTCGCTCATGTCAATTGTGTAGGTCTGACCCCTTGTATTTCCTTCCTCAAAGAAAGCTTTTCTGATATCATCGATTTTGGTCATTGTCAGCATCCTCCGTTCCTCCCTCTTAGAGCTTGGTCGCACTAAAAGGGTATTTGGTTTCGGTCGTGCTTTCAATGGCCGTTTTGCAAAACTGGGGATTTTCATTTTACAATTCTGGTGATTTTTAGCTTACAAGAAACAACCCTTTATAACTGCTCTAATAAACAAAAGCCCAAGCCGTATTTTCCAAGGGTTAACTAAATATGTCAAATGTGTAGGTCTGACCCCTAGTTTCTCTACCTAGTTTCTACGGCCGCTTTTACTGCCATTGGGACTTTGCGATAATTCGCAAATGATCCCCTTTCTGATAACAGGGACCGATCTCTTCCATCGGCCCCTGTTTTTCTTTCCCGGCAAAAGCATTCCCCTGACTCTCGAAAGCAGTTTTGCGTTTTTTTCTGTTGTAAAATAGCCCAAACAAAAATATTTAAAATACAATAGCATATGTATTGCGGTGGATATTATTTGATAGTATAATATGTGGACTTTAGGGAGGCGATGTATATGCCAAATATTCGAAGCGAAGACTCAGGACAGATTATCGTAAGGCTGCCGGAAAGGACCCGCAGAGCGCTTAACATCATTGTCAGGCACAAAAATGAGAAAAATCCGGGTGCAAAATTCTCGGCGAACTCCGTGATCCGGCATGTTATTGAATCACACATCGACAAATATATGAAGGAAAACCGCGATGTTATTGACATGATCCTTGAAGACATCCGCGGCCGGATCAAAAGAGGGGAGTTCAAAGGCGTGTCGAAGAACAACCTTTGGGGAGGGGCGGATGTCGGGGTATTGCTGAAGACCAAAACCGCCCAAAAACAGGGGACTTCCAAGACGGCTTTTTACGGAAGAAGCGACGTTTTTGTAATTTCCGACTATGCACAGGAAATCAGTGCTCTGTTTTACGAACTCGGAGATACCTTCTTCGGCAAAATCGACTATTACAGCAAATACGAGTTTTACGGCCGTCTGGCAGAGGCAGCAAACAGGCAGATAAAAGTTTCGGACGATCTGGGCGTCCTTCTGGCAATGCTTGACGAAATCGACAAGATGAGAAAGGAGAATTTTATCTGATGAACAAATATGAAGACAATAACAGGACATACAACTTTGCATTCGGTTCGAACATGCTGTCGTCACGAATGAGGTCAGATGGTTCTGTCAATTATGAACGCTGTCCCAGTGCAGAATTCATCGGAATTGCGAGGTTGGATGATTATCGTTTTATCATTAGTGACAGGAAGCAAAAAGCTTCAGTTATAAAAGCCTCGGGTAAATATGTGCTGGGTGTGCTGTGGCTTATCTCAAAAGAGGAAGAAAGGACTCTTGACTTAAGGGAAGGAACTAACATAGATCCTCCGTCGTATGATAAGCAATATATGGATGTTCAATGCAACGGAGACACCATCAAAGCACTTGTCTATGTTGACAGTTCTGAGAAAATCAACAAGGCCAATAAACCAACAGAAAATTACATCGGCTACATAATCGACGGGGCAATTGAGCATAAAATCAATGAAACAGATCCCGATTATTTTAAAGAACTGATGTCGTGGAAATAATGCCCTTAATATTTTTTTGTTTGTTGTAAGCTAAAAATCCCCGGTGGGGATTTAATTATGCAAACGGGATTTTAAGCTTGCAAAAAACATATTATGTCAAATGTGTAGGTCTGACCCCAATTGTTTTCCACAACGAATTCATAAACGCAATTTAGTCCTAAATTGAATTGAGGGCAACGAAAGGGGCTTTGTTATGAAGCTGAAAGATAAGAAAATAGAGATTTTAGCCGTTACGCACACACAAGACCCGGAGGGTTATTCGATTGAAACATTAACCCCCATATCCCCGCCCATATGGGCGTACTTCCGGCAATTATCCGGAAAAGAGGTTTACGCCGCTATGTCCGTACAGGCGACCGAGGAAGTCCAATTCGTGATAAACTGGCGCAACGACATAACCACGCGGCACATTGTCCGCTACAAGGGCGTTGATTATGACATTACACGGGTAGATACGTTCGAGGGGTACAAGAACGATTTAACGCTGTATGCGAAGCGGAGGGCGTAAAAAAGTATGTTATGCCCCGTTTATAAATAATTTATCACGTTTTGGGAATAATCTCTTGATTTATGGCTTTCAATGTGCTATTATGTATTGTAACTAACTATGCACGGGGGTATTGTAGTGTCTATAAGTTATAATAAACTATGGAAATTGCTTATTGATAAACATATAAATAAAACCGAGTTAAGAAAAGCGGCGGGCATAAGCACAAACGTAATAGCCAAGTTAGGAAAAAACGACCCCGTTTCAATGGAAACGCTGGCTAAAATATGCACTGCTTTGAATTGTGATATAGCAGACATTGTGGAAATGAACGGCGAAATAAATGCGGAGGTAAAGCAATGACTACCCACAACACAGTAAAATTTATTGACTTGTTC of Synergistaceae bacterium DZ-S4 contains these proteins:
- a CDS encoding helix-turn-helix transcriptional regulator, encoding MSISYNKLWKLLIDKHINKTELRKAAGISTNVIAKLGKNDPVSMETLAKICTALNCDIADIVEMNGEINAEVKQ
- a CDS encoding gamma-glutamylcyclotransferase, translating into MNKYEDNNRTYNFAFGSNMLSSRMRSDGSVNYERCPSAEFIGIARLDDYRFIISDRKQKASVIKASGKYVLGVLWLISKEEERTLDLREGTNIDPPSYDKQYMDVQCNGDTIKALVYVDSSEKINKANKPTENYIGYIIDGAIEHKINETDPDYFKELMSWK
- a CDS encoding phage head closure protein — protein: MKLKDKKIEILAVTHTQDPEGYSIETLTPISPPIWAYFRQLSGKEVYAAMSVQATEEVQFVINWRNDITTRHIVRYKGVDYDITRVDTFEGYKNDLTLYAKRRA